A genomic segment from Ruegeria sp. TM1040 encodes:
- the xerC gene encoding site-specific integrase, whose amino-acid sequence MVKKLERKYVTTKTVKGRVYYYFRRGETYQRLPNDPDSQEFDDAYWAIRSGRAKKKAKTTFEALIVSYYQTPEFRDRKPRVQQEYRRTLELIREKNGPKDFTKLRRRDVIAARDAYADTWRKANAMVEMISILSRHAIDLEWITANPASGVKKLTGGEYEPWPDAKLQAFEAFCKKHDLEWELTAYMLGVGTGQRIGDVVGMEWAHYDGQFIAVVQEKTAARLWVACPTFLKRYLDGLPRRGRFIIAQSLHKGVAKRTIQQRVMAVREKIGAVGYVIHGWRYTAAVHLAEAGASDSEIQAVTGHKTLEMVKKYRSQANQKRLSKSAQARRTRT is encoded by the coding sequence ATGGTAAAGAAGTTGGAGCGAAAGTATGTGACGACCAAGACCGTCAAGGGTCGTGTCTACTATTATTTTCGGCGCGGAGAGACGTATCAGCGTCTTCCAAATGACCCTGACAGCCAAGAATTTGATGATGCTTATTGGGCCATCCGATCAGGGCGCGCGAAAAAAAAGGCCAAAACGACATTCGAGGCCCTGATTGTCAGCTACTACCAGACGCCAGAGTTCAGAGATCGAAAGCCCAGAGTGCAGCAAGAGTACAGACGCACGCTTGAGCTGATCAGAGAAAAGAACGGCCCCAAGGATTTCACCAAGCTGCGCAGGCGCGACGTTATTGCCGCTCGCGATGCGTATGCCGATACATGGCGTAAAGCAAATGCAATGGTCGAGATGATTTCCATCCTATCGCGTCACGCCATCGATCTTGAATGGATTACAGCAAATCCAGCAAGCGGGGTGAAGAAGCTGACGGGGGGTGAATATGAGCCTTGGCCTGACGCCAAGCTGCAAGCCTTCGAGGCATTTTGCAAGAAACATGATCTCGAATGGGAATTGACTGCCTACATGCTGGGTGTGGGAACCGGTCAGAGAATCGGTGACGTGGTAGGTATGGAGTGGGCGCACTATGACGGCCAGTTCATCGCTGTCGTTCAAGAGAAGACAGCAGCGCGTTTGTGGGTAGCTTGTCCTACGTTCTTGAAGCGATACCTCGACGGCTTGCCGCGTAGAGGGCGCTTCATCATCGCGCAGTCACTGCACAAAGGAGTCGCGAAGCGGACTATTCAGCAGCGCGTCATGGCCGTGCGCGAGAAAATCGGTGCTGTTGGCTATGTAATTCACGGATGGCGATACACCGCTGCGGTCCACCTGGCAGAGGCCGGTGCGAGCGATAGCGAGATCCAAGCTGTGACCGGTCACAAGACGCTTGAGATGGTCAAGAAATATCGAAGTCAAGCCAATCAGAAGCGCCTTTCAAAGTCCGCACAAGCGCGACGGACCAGAACATGA
- a CDS encoding acyl-CoA thioesterase, producing MEPRFLTPLTAEEQRAYGLSNPAPMAMADRVRFSEIDILQHVNNKAYLDWFEALRVNYYNSHFRHHFNGEEPRHVVRNADIHYLREMVLGETYITTARVLSFRRTSYVLEQQIWSGDLRASMVGVMVFRTADGSAGYPIPESLTQQFVDVDGATQAG from the coding sequence ATGGAACCTCGATTTCTCACCCCGCTCACCGCCGAAGAACAACGCGCGTATGGCCTGTCAAATCCCGCGCCCATGGCAATGGCGGACCGGGTTCGGTTCTCTGAAATCGACATCCTGCAGCATGTAAACAACAAAGCCTATCTCGACTGGTTCGAGGCGCTTCGGGTGAACTACTACAACAGCCATTTTCGCCATCATTTCAATGGCGAAGAGCCACGTCATGTGGTGCGCAACGCGGATATTCACTATCTGCGCGAGATGGTGCTCGGGGAAACCTATATCACCACTGCTCGGGTTCTGTCGTTCCGGCGCACCTCTTATGTGCTGGAACAGCAGATATGGTCCGGCGATCTTCGCGCCAGCATGGTCGGGGTGATGGTGTTTAGAACCGCGGACGGCAGCGCCGGCTATCCGATCCCGGAGAGCCTGACGCAGCAGTTTGTCGACGTTGATGGGGCGACGCAGGCAGGCTGA
- the pgl gene encoding 6-phosphogluconolactonase — translation MYFNEYPDREMLSISVANRIAGDLKTQLLNDGHAAIAVAGGTTPGPIFDDLCAAELDWANVCVMASDERWVPEDSDRSNAKLIRNRLLTNRASEARFLPFYKTGLEPNDAIAPLCEEVRGQGGLGVALLGMGTDMHTASLFPGVSGLEAALAADAPELAVMRPDSQPEPRITLTARVLDAAMAKHLVIFGADKREALERAQSLPPEEAPIQAVLSECEVHWAA, via the coding sequence ATGTATTTCAACGAATATCCGGATAGAGAGATGCTCTCGATCTCGGTTGCCAATCGGATTGCCGGGGATCTGAAAACCCAGCTTTTGAACGATGGGCACGCCGCCATCGCCGTCGCTGGCGGCACCACTCCGGGCCCGATATTCGACGACCTCTGCGCTGCTGAGCTCGATTGGGCCAATGTCTGCGTGATGGCTTCGGACGAGCGTTGGGTTCCAGAGGACAGCGATCGCTCGAACGCAAAGCTGATCCGCAATCGGCTCTTGACCAACCGTGCGTCCGAGGCCCGGTTCTTGCCGTTTTACAAAACAGGGCTTGAGCCAAACGACGCGATCGCGCCGCTCTGCGAAGAGGTGCGCGGGCAGGGTGGCCTTGGAGTTGCGCTCTTGGGCATGGGCACGGACATGCACACGGCCAGCCTCTTTCCGGGCGTTTCCGGGCTCGAGGCCGCGCTGGCCGCAGACGCGCCAGAGCTTGCCGTAATGCGTCCCGATAGCCAACCCGAGCCGCGTATCACGCTGACCGCACGGGTCCTGGACGCCGCTATGGCAAAACACTTGGTGATTTTTGGTGCGGACAAACGCGAGGCGCTGGAACGCGCGCAAAGCCTGCCGCCAGAAGAAGCGCCGATTCAGGCTGTCCTGTCTGAATGTGAGGTCCATTGGGCTGCCTGA
- a CDS encoding usg protein — protein sequence MAPSETELMLKGYGLTTAELTYRMPDYAHVLNTFVWQDYDLAPDHPRLFSFIEFWQEEIEGALHHVRFAHRKMVSAGEWRNVVGEFYIN from the coding sequence ATGGCGCCATCAGAGACAGAATTGATGCTCAAGGGATATGGGCTCACAACGGCCGAATTGACCTACAGAATGCCCGACTACGCCCATGTCTTGAACACCTTCGTCTGGCAAGACTATGATCTCGCCCCGGACCACCCACGATTGTTTTCCTTCATCGAGTTCTGGCAGGAAGAGATAGAAGGAGCCCTTCATCACGTTCGCTTTGCGCATCGCAAGATGGTTTCCGCCGGGGAATGGCGAAACGTCGTCGGCGAATTCTACATCAACTAG
- the gyrA gene encoding DNA gyrase subunit A gives MSDTPETPENPDENLPQRPSYDGPTVSIESEMRNSYLDYAMSVIVSRAIPDLRDGLKPVHRRILYAMHETGNSHDKAYRKSARPVGDVMGKYHPHGDSAIYDALVRMAQDFSMSLPLLDGQGNFGSMDGDNPAAMRYTEVRMDKPAAFMLADIEKETVDFQDNYDGKDKEPTVLPARFPNMLVNGAGGIAVGMATNIPPHNLGEVVDATLALIEDPDLTSEQLIEYVPGPDFPTGGVMLGRSGARKAYLEGRGSVIIRAKTRVEEIRKDRYAIVVDEIPYQVNKASMIEKIAEQVREKRIEGVAHVQDESDRNGVRVVVELKRDATPEVVLNQLYRFTPMQTSFGCNMLALNGGRPEQLTLRKFLTSFIDFREDVVARRTAYNLRKARERSHILCGLAVAVSNVDEVVATIRSSADAAEARHKLMTRRWPAADIAGYIRLIDDPTHTMNDDGTYNLSEVQARAILELRLQRLTQLGVKEVTDELEELAGKIKEYLEILSSRERIMSIIADELAEVRESFAVPRRTEIVDWSGDMEDEDLIEREDMVVTVTSGGYIKRTPLADFRAQKRGGKGLSGMQTKEEDVVTTLFVANTHTQLLFFTTDGMVYKLKTWRLPQGGRTSKGKAIVNILPIPTGVSIAAIMPVDRDEKEWDDLQIMFATSAGTVRRNRLSDFTNVMRNGKIAMKFEDENQGTKLINARICSEDDDIMLVTNTGRAIRFPTTEVRVFNSRNSVGVRGIKLGEDDEVVSMSVIRHSKYTPEQRSAYLKMRRAMAGLTDEDASDEDAVEDPNFSTELFAEMSAAENLILTITAGGSGKLSSSHDYPVRGRGGMGVTAMDKAMRGGALVASFPVELDDQIMLATSKGQSIRVPVDGISFRSRSAGGVRIFNTGKGEEVVSVAWIADNGDDEETVEE, from the coding sequence GTGAGCGATACGCCGGAAACCCCTGAAAACCCTGACGAAAACCTACCTCAGCGTCCATCATACGATGGTCCGACGGTCTCCATCGAATCCGAGATGCGCAACTCGTATCTCGACTATGCGATGTCGGTCATCGTCAGTCGCGCCATCCCCGATCTTCGGGATGGTCTGAAGCCGGTCCACCGCCGGATCCTCTATGCGATGCATGAGACCGGAAACAGCCACGACAAGGCCTACCGCAAGTCGGCGCGTCCCGTTGGCGACGTGATGGGTAAGTACCACCCGCATGGCGACAGCGCGATCTATGACGCCCTTGTCCGTATGGCGCAGGACTTCTCCATGTCCCTGCCGCTGCTGGACGGCCAGGGCAACTTTGGCTCCATGGACGGCGATAACCCGGCTGCGATGCGCTATACCGAAGTGCGCATGGACAAGCCTGCGGCCTTCATGCTCGCCGATATCGAAAAAGAAACGGTTGATTTTCAGGACAACTACGACGGCAAGGACAAGGAACCCACTGTTCTGCCAGCACGTTTCCCGAATATGCTGGTCAATGGCGCCGGGGGTATCGCGGTGGGGATGGCCACCAATATTCCGCCGCACAACCTTGGCGAAGTGGTGGATGCGACGCTTGCGCTGATCGAAGATCCCGATCTGACATCCGAGCAGCTCATCGAATATGTGCCGGGACCGGATTTTCCGACCGGCGGCGTGATGCTGGGCCGATCGGGAGCGCGCAAAGCCTATCTTGAGGGGCGCGGCAGCGTCATCATTCGCGCAAAAACCCGCGTCGAAGAGATCAGGAAAGATCGCTATGCTATTGTAGTTGATGAGATTCCCTATCAGGTCAACAAAGCGTCCATGATCGAGAAAATCGCCGAACAGGTGCGAGAGAAGCGCATCGAAGGCGTGGCACATGTGCAGGACGAGTCCGACCGCAACGGTGTGCGCGTGGTCGTCGAACTGAAGCGCGACGCGACACCCGAGGTGGTTCTGAACCAGCTTTATCGCTTTACGCCGATGCAGACCTCTTTTGGCTGCAACATGCTGGCGCTGAACGGCGGTCGCCCCGAGCAGCTGACCCTGCGCAAATTCCTTACATCTTTCATCGACTTCCGCGAGGATGTTGTCGCACGTCGCACCGCGTATAACCTGCGCAAGGCACGCGAGCGCAGCCACATCCTGTGTGGCTTGGCGGTGGCAGTGTCCAACGTCGATGAGGTCGTCGCCACCATCCGCTCCTCTGCGGATGCGGCCGAGGCCCGTCACAAGCTGATGACTCGTCGCTGGCCTGCGGCAGATATTGCCGGCTACATTCGCCTGATCGATGATCCGACCCACACGATGAACGACGACGGGACCTATAACCTCTCTGAGGTACAGGCCCGCGCGATCCTCGAACTCCGGCTGCAACGCCTCACCCAACTGGGGGTCAAGGAAGTCACCGACGAGCTTGAAGAACTGGCAGGTAAAATCAAGGAATACCTTGAGATTCTATCGTCACGCGAACGTATCATGAGCATCATCGCCGATGAGCTTGCCGAGGTCCGCGAGAGCTTTGCCGTGCCGCGTCGCACCGAGATCGTCGACTGGTCCGGCGACATGGAGGACGAGGATCTGATCGAGCGCGAGGACATGGTCGTGACCGTGACCTCTGGTGGCTACATCAAGCGTACGCCGCTCGCCGATTTCCGCGCCCAGAAACGTGGCGGCAAAGGGCTGTCCGGGATGCAGACCAAAGAAGAGGATGTGGTGACCACGCTCTTTGTGGCGAATACCCACACGCAGCTTCTGTTCTTTACCACCGACGGGATGGTTTACAAGCTTAAGACCTGGCGCCTGCCGCAAGGGGGACGGACCTCCAAGGGCAAGGCGATCGTCAACATTCTGCCAATCCCCACGGGCGTCTCCATCGCGGCGATCATGCCAGTCGATCGGGATGAAAAGGAATGGGATGATCTGCAGATCATGTTCGCGACCTCTGCTGGAACTGTGCGTCGTAACCGGTTGTCCGACTTCACAAATGTGATGCGCAACGGCAAGATCGCGATGAAGTTCGAGGATGAGAACCAAGGCACCAAGCTGATCAATGCGCGCATCTGCTCGGAAGATGACGACATCATGCTGGTGACCAATACCGGTCGCGCGATCCGCTTCCCTACCACTGAGGTGCGCGTCTTCAACTCTCGCAACTCGGTCGGTGTACGCGGGATCAAGCTTGGCGAGGACGACGAGGTTGTCTCCATGTCGGTGATCCGTCACTCGAAATACACGCCCGAGCAGCGCTCCGCCTATCTCAAGATGCGTCGCGCCATGGCGGGTCTGACGGATGAGGATGCCTCTGACGAGGATGCGGTTGAGGATCCGAATTTCTCTACCGAGCTCTTTGCAGAGATGTCTGCGGCGGAAAACCTGATCCTGACCATTACTGCAGGCGGGTCCGGTAAGCTCTCGTCCAGTCACGATTATCCTGTGCGCGGGCGTGGCGGAATGGGCGTCACCGCGATGGACAAAGCCATGCGCGGCGGGGCATTGGTGGCCTCCTTCCCGGTAGAACTGGATGACCAGATCATGCTGGCAACATCCAAGGGGCAGTCGATCCGCGTGCCGGTTGATGGCATTTCCTTCCGGTCTCGTTCTGCGGGCGGCGTGCGGATCTTCAACACCGGTAAGGGTGAAGAGGTCGTCTCGGTCGCTTGGATTGCGGACAACGGTGACGACGAAGAAACCGTGGAAGAATAA
- a CDS encoding DUF6614 family protein, whose protein sequence is MNLYHCQIDLQHEAKALAFASAVEQWMEYLKSRGAITGWRLLRRKLNLANDTCKDFLLEIEFENMTQLDQAFRILGEHDEEVARLYANVNVLIARSDFGLYRPFPDPERAERMALI, encoded by the coding sequence ATGAATCTCTACCATTGTCAGATTGACCTCCAACACGAAGCTAAGGCTTTGGCCTTTGCCAGCGCAGTGGAGCAATGGATGGAATATCTGAAAAGTCGCGGCGCGATCACCGGTTGGCGCCTACTTCGGCGCAAGCTGAACCTTGCAAACGATACCTGCAAGGATTTCCTGCTGGAGATCGAGTTTGAGAATATGACTCAGCTCGATCAGGCGTTTCGAATTCTGGGTGAACACGACGAGGAGGTCGCGCGCCTCTATGCAAACGTCAACGTTCTTATCGCGAGATCCGATTTTGGCCTCTATCGACCTTTCCCCGATCCCGAACGCGCGGAGCGGATGGCGTTGATCTAA
- a CDS encoding carboxypeptidase M32 has product MSSFEELIAFERQTQALGQIAGRLGWDQETMMPRGAAPQRGEEMAAIEAVLHARRSDPRVAEWLDTAQAPDETGAAQLREIRRAYERAVKVPGDLASQIARVTSEAQGKWAQARADEDVAAFLPVLSEVVALKRQEGQALAAGGNLYDAMVADYEQGTTSSEIAEIFDAMRPGLVDLRARVLEKPTPAGLSGTFDENTQMKLARKVAKTFGYDMSHGRVDKAVHPFSSGSGLDVRITTRTNPLDPFNCIYSTIHEVGHGAYEQNIDRVHLLTSLGRGVSMGVHESQSRIYENQIGRSRAFTGWLFKEMTEAFGDVGVSSPEEFYKAVNRVENGYIRTEADELQYNLHIMLRFDLERALMLGDLEVQDLESAWNDRFLADFGYAVDKPSNGCLQDVHWSVGLFGYFPTYSLGNVYAGCLHEALRRDIADLDAQLSEGNTSGATEWLRENLQQFGGLREPQETIAHAAGSAPTHAPLMHYLEAKFSEIYDL; this is encoded by the coding sequence ATGAGCTCTTTTGAAGAACTGATTGCTTTTGAACGCCAAACGCAGGCTCTGGGTCAAATCGCAGGTCGGTTGGGCTGGGATCAGGAGACCATGATGCCTCGCGGCGCGGCCCCCCAGCGCGGTGAGGAGATGGCGGCAATCGAAGCCGTGCTGCACGCGCGTCGCTCTGATCCTCGGGTCGCAGAGTGGCTCGACACTGCGCAGGCCCCGGATGAGACCGGCGCGGCACAATTGCGCGAAATTCGCCGCGCCTACGAGCGGGCGGTCAAGGTCCCCGGTGATCTGGCCAGTCAGATCGCGCGAGTCACATCCGAGGCACAAGGCAAGTGGGCGCAGGCCCGCGCCGATGAAGATGTCGCGGCATTCCTGCCGGTCCTCAGCGAAGTAGTCGCACTGAAGCGGCAGGAAGGTCAGGCATTGGCGGCGGGTGGAAACCTCTACGACGCAATGGTTGCAGATTACGAGCAGGGCACAACCTCTTCGGAAATTGCGGAAATTTTTGATGCGATGCGTCCGGGCCTGGTCGATCTACGTGCGCGCGTGCTGGAAAAACCGACCCCGGCGGGGCTGTCTGGCACCTTTGACGAGAACACCCAGATGAAGCTCGCGCGCAAGGTCGCCAAGACCTTTGGCTATGATATGAGCCACGGTCGCGTCGACAAAGCGGTCCATCCTTTCAGTTCGGGTAGCGGTCTGGATGTGCGCATTACAACGCGAACCAACCCGCTAGATCCGTTCAACTGCATCTACTCAACCATTCACGAAGTCGGCCACGGCGCCTATGAGCAGAATATAGACCGGGTTCATCTGCTGACTTCGCTTGGCCGCGGCGTCTCCATGGGGGTGCATGAAAGCCAGAGCCGGATCTATGAAAATCAGATCGGTCGCAGCCGCGCCTTCACCGGATGGCTCTTCAAGGAAATGACCGAAGCCTTTGGGGATGTTGGCGTTTCTTCTCCGGAGGAGTTCTACAAAGCGGTAAACCGCGTGGAGAATGGCTACATCCGGACAGAGGCGGATGAGCTGCAGTACAACCTGCACATCATGCTCCGATTCGACCTGGAACGCGCCTTGATGCTGGGCGATCTGGAGGTTCAGGACCTCGAGAGCGCCTGGAATGATCGCTTCCTTGCCGATTTTGGCTATGCGGTGGACAAGCCCTCAAACGGATGCCTCCAGGACGTTCACTGGTCCGTTGGGCTCTTTGGGTATTTCCCGACTTACTCGCTTGGCAACGTCTACGCTGGCTGCCTACATGAGGCGCTGCGCCGCGACATCGCGGATCTGGATGCACAACTGTCTGAAGGAAACACCTCTGGTGCGACCGAATGGTTGCGGGAAAACCTGCAGCAATTCGGCGGGCTGCGAGAGCCGCAAGAGACCATTGCCCATGCTGCAGGCTCTGCGCCGACCCACGCCCCATTGATGCACTACCTCGAAGCAAAATTCTCAGAGATCTATGATCTTTGA
- the ctaA gene encoding heme A synthase gives MSNRTIFEEVSSDSKQQSSPTPGGIDRKRRGARGAIRVWLAVLFALVVAMIAVGGLTRLTDSGLSITEWRPVTGAVPPMSEAEWQAEFEKYKQIDQYHLMNTWMELSDFKTIYWWEWGHRQLGRVIGLIWALGFFGFLVTRSIPTGWTGRLLLPGILGGVQGAIGWWMVASGVTLGEGMTSVASYRLATHLGLAFVILGFLAWYMFLLGREERDLMQARRLKEEKLFGMSTGLLHFAFLQILLGALVAGIDAGRSYTDWPLMGGQIFPPRPFMIEPLWKNFFENPGLVQFIHRVAGYLLFAFAVVVWLRGRRSAHKATQFAFNAVFAALSLQLVIGIVTVMTAAPVEIAIVHQAVAVLVWVLILRARFLSAYPVATSIKGH, from the coding sequence ATGAGCAATCGCACGATTTTTGAGGAAGTCTCCTCCGACAGCAAACAACAGTCCTCGCCAACGCCGGGCGGGATTGATCGCAAGCGCCGGGGCGCGCGCGGTGCGATCCGTGTCTGGCTTGCGGTGCTGTTTGCACTGGTGGTGGCCATGATTGCAGTCGGCGGCCTGACGCGTCTCACCGACTCTGGTCTTTCGATCACGGAATGGCGTCCCGTGACCGGCGCGGTGCCGCCGATGAGCGAAGCCGAATGGCAGGCCGAATTCGAGAAATACAAGCAGATCGACCAGTACCATCTGATGAACACATGGATGGAACTCTCTGACTTTAAAACTATTTACTGGTGGGAATGGGGCCATCGCCAGCTTGGTCGTGTGATCGGATTGATCTGGGCCTTGGGCTTTTTCGGCTTTCTTGTCACCCGAAGCATCCCAACTGGCTGGACCGGGCGTCTGCTTCTTCCGGGTATTCTCGGCGGTGTTCAGGGCGCTATCGGTTGGTGGATGGTTGCCTCCGGTGTGACGCTTGGTGAGGGGATGACGTCGGTTGCCTCATACCGGCTGGCGACACACCTTGGCCTGGCCTTTGTGATCCTCGGTTTCCTGGCCTGGTACATGTTTCTCCTCGGGCGCGAAGAACGCGACCTGATGCAGGCGCGGCGCCTGAAGGAAGAAAAGCTCTTTGGCATGAGCACCGGCCTTTTGCACTTTGCCTTCCTGCAGATCCTGCTGGGTGCGCTGGTGGCTGGCATTGATGCAGGGCGATCCTACACCGATTGGCCGCTTATGGGGGGGCAGATCTTTCCACCGCGCCCCTTCATGATTGAGCCTCTGTGGAAAAACTTCTTTGAAAATCCTGGGCTTGTACAGTTCATTCACCGGGTTGCCGGCTATCTTCTTTTTGCCTTTGCCGTTGTGGTCTGGCTGCGGGGACGCCGGAGCGCACACAAGGCGACGCAATTTGCCTTCAACGCCGTGTTCGCAGCACTGAGCCTCCAACTCGTGATCGGCATCGTCACAGTCATGACCGCAGCCCCGGTCGAGATCGCAATCGTTCACCAAGCCGTCGCCGTGCTGGTTTGGGTGCTGATCTTGCGCGCGCGCTTCCTCTCTGCCTATCCTGTCGCAACTTCCATCAAAGGACATTGA
- a CDS encoding RNA methyltransferase: MPSDRPQPDFVLVRPQMGENIGGAARAMWNFGLDRMRIVAPRDGWPNPKAVAMASGAGRLLDEAQLAQDLPEALADCTYVFATTARPRELTKPVFSPEGAMKKAAELMVQGEKVAVLFGPERAGLENDDIAKANAIITVPVNPEFASLNLAQCVLLTAYEWRRQQEQVAHETFEIGKSEWATNQEVEALVNHYEERLTEAGYFFPPEKAPGMKTVFRNLWSRMQLTRADVQMLHGVMRQMVRWKQREED, translated from the coding sequence ATGCCCTCAGACCGTCCTCAACCTGACTTTGTGCTCGTGCGCCCTCAGATGGGTGAAAACATCGGTGGGGCCGCGCGGGCCATGTGGAACTTTGGCCTCGACCGCATGCGTATCGTTGCGCCGCGCGATGGCTGGCCAAATCCCAAGGCCGTGGCCATGGCCTCCGGAGCGGGGCGCCTCCTCGACGAAGCGCAACTGGCACAGGACCTGCCCGAAGCGCTGGCGGATTGCACCTATGTCTTTGCCACCACGGCGCGCCCGCGCGAGCTGACCAAACCGGTGTTCAGCCCCGAAGGGGCAATGAAGAAGGCCGCAGAACTGATGGTGCAGGGCGAGAAGGTTGCCGTTCTCTTTGGTCCGGAACGCGCCGGATTGGAAAACGATGACATTGCCAAGGCAAACGCCATCATCACCGTGCCGGTGAACCCGGAGTTTGCCTCGCTCAACCTTGCGCAATGTGTCTTGCTGACCGCCTATGAATGGCGCCGCCAGCAAGAGCAGGTCGCGCATGAGACCTTTGAAATCGGGAAATCCGAATGGGCAACCAATCAAGAGGTGGAAGCCCTTGTGAACCACTATGAGGAGCGCCTGACGGAAGCGGGCTATTTCTTCCCGCCCGAAAAGGCCCCCGGCATGAAGACAGTGTTCCGCAACCTCTGGAGCCGGATGCAACTGACGCGCGCTGATGTGCAAATGCTACATGGGGTGATGCGACAGATGGTCCGTTGGAAGCAGCGCGAAGAGGACTAA
- a CDS encoding thiamine phosphate synthase, with amino-acid sequence MDSAEQTPEQPQIYLVTPPSFELGQFPGQLARVLDEIEVACVRLDLVSRDEDTLSRAADALREVTHARDIALVISDHQILAERLGLDGVHLTDSSKSIRSARKALGTEAIVGCFCGASRHEGLTAGEAGADYVCFGPVGASGLGDGAMAEADLFQWWSEMIEVPVVAEGGLTDDVVRKIAPFTDFFAVGEEIWREEDPVAALKSLQAAMG; translated from the coding sequence ATGGACAGCGCAGAGCAGACACCGGAGCAGCCGCAGATTTACCTGGTCACGCCGCCGAGCTTTGAGCTGGGGCAGTTTCCCGGCCAGTTGGCCCGCGTTCTGGACGAGATTGAAGTCGCCTGTGTCCGGCTCGATCTGGTGAGCCGCGATGAGGACACCCTGAGCCGCGCGGCCGACGCCCTACGCGAAGTCACCCATGCCCGCGACATCGCGCTGGTGATCTCGGATCATCAGATCCTCGCTGAACGGCTGGGGCTCGACGGGGTGCATCTGACGGATTCGTCGAAATCCATCCGCAGCGCCCGCAAGGCTCTGGGCACAGAAGCCATTGTCGGCTGTTTCTGCGGCGCCTCGCGTCATGAAGGCCTCACCGCCGGCGAAGCGGGTGCGGATTACGTCTGTTTTGGTCCGGTCGGGGCCTCCGGGCTTGGCGATGGGGCGATGGCAGAGGCGGATCTGTTCCAGTGGTGGTCCGAGATGATCGAAGTCCCGGTCGTGGCCGAAGGCGGTCTCACCGACGATGTGGTGCGCAAGATCGCGCCCTTTACGGATTTCTTTGCCGTCGGCGAAGAAATCTGGCGCGAGGAGGATCCGGTCGCAGCGCTGAAGTCGCTTCAGGCCGCGATGGGCTAA
- a CDS encoding PfkB family carbohydrate kinase yields MTESADFSKPDILCVGSVLWDIIGRSTMEMQRGSDMPGRITRLPGGVAMNIAMTLARFGMKPAVLSAIGRDPEGDELVSACGHLGLMTDYLYRSEDLPTDRYMAVEGANGLIAAIADAHSLEAAGDKILRPLVEGPLGTADAPFEGPVALDGNLKLALLDEIATHPAFARSDLRVAPASPGKAERLRPFLTHARGTLYVNLEEAGLLCQDQFTDSETAAQALLARGAARVLVTDGGQSATEADASGHRTQVPPRVTVARVTGAGDTFMAAHIAAEARGEDRDSALASALHAAATYVSGEPPL; encoded by the coding sequence ATGACTGAAAGCGCTGATTTCTCCAAACCTGATATTCTCTGTGTCGGTTCCGTCCTTTGGGACATTATCGGCAGAAGCACCATGGAGATGCAGCGTGGCTCTGACATGCCCGGGCGCATCACCCGCCTGCCCGGCGGAGTTGCCATGAACATCGCGATGACGCTGGCGCGTTTTGGAATGAAACCCGCCGTGCTGAGCGCCATTGGGCGCGATCCCGAAGGGGATGAGCTGGTTTCGGCCTGTGGGCATCTGGGGCTGATGACGGACTATCTATATCGCTCGGAGGATTTGCCGACCGATCGCTACATGGCGGTTGAGGGTGCCAATGGGCTGATCGCGGCGATTGCCGATGCCCATTCGCTCGAGGCAGCAGGCGACAAGATCCTGCGCCCCCTCGTCGAGGGGCCGCTGGGCACGGCCGATGCGCCGTTTGAAGGACCGGTAGCGCTTGATGGGAACCTGAAGCTGGCGCTTCTGGATGAGATCGCGACCCATCCTGCCTTTGCGCGCTCGGATTTGCGCGTCGCGCCCGCCTCGCCCGGCAAGGCGGAACGGCTGCGCCCGTTTCTGACCCATGCCCGCGGCACGCTTTACGTGAACCTCGAAGAGGCAGGCCTGCTGTGTCAGGACCAGTTTACCGACAGTGAAACCGCTGCACAGGCGCTGCTGGCGCGCGGGGCTGCCCGCGTTCTGGTTACCGATGGTGGCCAATCCGCCACCGAAGCCGATGCCAGCGGTCACCGCACCCAAGTTCCGCCACGCGTCACCGTCGCCCGGGTCACCGGCGCAGGCGATACGTTCATGGCCGCCCATATCGCTGCTGAGGCGCGGGGAGAAGACCGCGACAGCGCGCTCGCTTCTGCGCTTCATGCAGCCGCAACCTATGTTTCCGGAGAACCGCCCCTTTGA